The proteins below are encoded in one region of Rhododendron vialii isolate Sample 1 chromosome 7a, ASM3025357v1:
- the LOC131334246 gene encoding uncharacterized protein LOC131334246 isoform X1, which translates to MINDMGDEESCTKPLRRWSVIFYGVGHMLNDITSACWFTYLLVFLTDIGLSPRDAAAVMLSGQIADGFTTIFAGELIDRFGHFKIWHGAGSALVAVSFSSVFGGCIPCKILGSNSSTLQTIGYSTFAAIFNVGWAATQVSHMSMVNCITLDSTSRVVLASCRNAFTMVANLSLYGVAFVVFNVKASNTVVDVENQYRWIAYSSIFIGCCFVGVFYLGTKEPRLKQGVHGKSFARISWAYWFKKVLYYQVALVYVLTRLVTNVSQAFLAFYVINDLQMAQSSKAVVPAIIYISSFIVSVLLQEITWTGKRLKLFYSAGGILWIFCGSGFLFLPRNIHSVMYFLSIVIGIANALMMVTAVSMQSILVGQDLNGCAFVYGSLSFMDKISCGIALFILESYQNTFPNLQGCSSMISCFSVSRSGLGLIPAICALGGVLVTFTMELHSTTPKPLMEPLLA; encoded by the exons ATGATTAATGATATGGGGGATGAGGAATCATGCACCAAGCCCCTTCGAAGGTGGTCCGTCATTTTTTATGGCGTGGGACACATGCTCAATGACATAACATCTGCTTGCTGGTTCACTTATCTCCTAGTGTTCTTGACAGACATTGGATTGTCCCCAAG GGATGCTGCTGCGGTCATGCTTTCTGGTCAGATAGCTGATGGATTCACTACTATATTTGCTGGTGAACTG ATAGACAGGTTTGGACATTTCAAAATATGGCATGGTGCAGGATCTGCTTTGGTTGCTGTTTCATTTTCATCAGTTTTTGGGGGATGTATTCCTTGCAAAATCCTTGGTTCCAATTCATCTACTCTGCAAACTATTGGGTACAGCACGTTTGCAGCAATCTTCAATGTGGGCTGGGCTGCTACTCAAGTCTCACACAT GTCTATGGTGAATTGTATCACACTCGATTCAACAAGTAGAGTGGTGTTGGCTAGCTGCCGCAATGCCTTCACCATG GTTGCCAACCTCAGCCTGTATGGAGTTGCTTTCGTAGTCTTCAATGTCAAGGCATCAAATACAGTTGTAGACGTTGAAAACCAG TACCGCTGGATAGCATATTCGTCGATCTTTATTGGCTGCTGCTTCGTGGGTGTATTTTATCTTGGTACCAAAGAGCCAAG ATTGAAGCAAGGAGTTCACGGAAAAAGTTTTGCAAGGATATCTTGGGCTTACTGGTTTAAAAAAGTTCTATACTACCAAGTTGCGCTTGTTTATGTGCTTACTAGACTAGTGACCAATGTTTCACAG GCATTTCTTGCATTCTATGTCATCAATGATCTGCAAATGGCTCAATCATCCAAGGCTGTG GTCCCAGCAATCATCTACATTTCCAGCTTCATTGTCTCAGTCCTTCTAcag GAGATTACATGGACTGGCAAACGCTTGAAGTTGTTTTATTCTGCTGGAGGCATTCTTTGGATATTTTGTGGTTCTGGGTTCCTCTTTTTACCAAGGAATATTCATTCTGTTATGTACTTTTTGTCCATAGTGATCGGCATAGCAAACGCTCTTATGATG GTGACTGCCGTAAGCATGCAAAGCATTCTAGTTGGTCAAGATCTTAATGGATGTGCTTTTGTATATGGATCATTGAGCTTCATGGACAAAATCTCATGTGGGATCGCCTTGTTCATTCTTGAATCATATCAGA ATACCTTTCCAAACTTGCAGGGATGTAGTTCAATGATTTCCTGTTTTTCAGTTTCAAGAAGCGGCTTGGGTCTGATTCCAGCAATTTGTGCACTTGGTGGGGTGCTTGTTACATTCACTATGGAGCTTCACTCCA
- the LOC131334246 gene encoding uncharacterized protein LOC131334246 isoform X2, whose product MFTQSEFSCLMVSTIQHYGRDAAAVMLSGQIADGFTTIFAGELIDRFGHFKIWHGAGSALVAVSFSSVFGGCIPCKILGSNSSTLQTIGYSTFAAIFNVGWAATQVSHMSMVNCITLDSTSRVVLASCRNAFTMVANLSLYGVAFVVFNVKASNTVVDVENQYRWIAYSSIFIGCCFVGVFYLGTKEPRLKQGVHGKSFARISWAYWFKKVLYYQVALVYVLTRLVTNVSQAFLAFYVINDLQMAQSSKAVVPAIIYISSFIVSVLLQEITWTGKRLKLFYSAGGILWIFCGSGFLFLPRNIHSVMYFLSIVIGIANALMMVTAVSMQSILVGQDLNGCAFVYGSLSFMDKISCGIALFILESYQNTFPNLQGCSSMISCFSVSRSGLGLIPAICALGGVLVTFTMELHSTTPKPLMEPLLA is encoded by the exons ATGTTCACTCAGAGTGAGTTCAGTTGTTTGATGGTATCAACAATTCAACATTATGGAAG GGATGCTGCTGCGGTCATGCTTTCTGGTCAGATAGCTGATGGATTCACTACTATATTTGCTGGTGAACTG ATAGACAGGTTTGGACATTTCAAAATATGGCATGGTGCAGGATCTGCTTTGGTTGCTGTTTCATTTTCATCAGTTTTTGGGGGATGTATTCCTTGCAAAATCCTTGGTTCCAATTCATCTACTCTGCAAACTATTGGGTACAGCACGTTTGCAGCAATCTTCAATGTGGGCTGGGCTGCTACTCAAGTCTCACACAT GTCTATGGTGAATTGTATCACACTCGATTCAACAAGTAGAGTGGTGTTGGCTAGCTGCCGCAATGCCTTCACCATG GTTGCCAACCTCAGCCTGTATGGAGTTGCTTTCGTAGTCTTCAATGTCAAGGCATCAAATACAGTTGTAGACGTTGAAAACCAG TACCGCTGGATAGCATATTCGTCGATCTTTATTGGCTGCTGCTTCGTGGGTGTATTTTATCTTGGTACCAAAGAGCCAAG ATTGAAGCAAGGAGTTCACGGAAAAAGTTTTGCAAGGATATCTTGGGCTTACTGGTTTAAAAAAGTTCTATACTACCAAGTTGCGCTTGTTTATGTGCTTACTAGACTAGTGACCAATGTTTCACAG GCATTTCTTGCATTCTATGTCATCAATGATCTGCAAATGGCTCAATCATCCAAGGCTGTG GTCCCAGCAATCATCTACATTTCCAGCTTCATTGTCTCAGTCCTTCTAcag GAGATTACATGGACTGGCAAACGCTTGAAGTTGTTTTATTCTGCTGGAGGCATTCTTTGGATATTTTGTGGTTCTGGGTTCCTCTTTTTACCAAGGAATATTCATTCTGTTATGTACTTTTTGTCCATAGTGATCGGCATAGCAAACGCTCTTATGATG GTGACTGCCGTAAGCATGCAAAGCATTCTAGTTGGTCAAGATCTTAATGGATGTGCTTTTGTATATGGATCATTGAGCTTCATGGACAAAATCTCATGTGGGATCGCCTTGTTCATTCTTGAATCATATCAGA ATACCTTTCCAAACTTGCAGGGATGTAGTTCAATGATTTCCTGTTTTTCAGTTTCAAGAAGCGGCTTGGGTCTGATTCCAGCAATTTGTGCACTTGGTGGGGTGCTTGTTACATTCACTATGGAGCTTCACTCCA
- the LOC131334248 gene encoding non-specific lipid transfer protein GPI-anchored 14-like: MDEHFITMLRGLPIIFLVFSMMFSCANSDAAKDREECTEQLVGLSTCLPYVGGTAKAPTPDCCSGLKQVLKTNKKCLCVIIRDRNDPELGLTINVTLALGLPAICNAPANVSLCPALLHMDPNSPEAQVFNQFGHSSNDSVSTPASSPVPSAKANATSGSSSGTGVQEKSDGHSWSGKRWLGLEAVIAGGLLTWLLITSHWFIV, translated from the exons ATGGATGAGCATTTCATCACGATGTTGAGGGGGCTTCCCATCATCTTTCTAGTATTCTCCATGATGTTTTCTTGTGCAAACTCGGATGCAGCCAAGGACAGAGAGGAGTGCACAGAGCAGTTGGTGGGGCTCTCCACGTGTCTGCCTTACGTTGGTGGAACCGCCAAGGCTCCAACGCCAGATTGCTGCAGTGGTCTCAAGCAGGTCCTCAAGACCAACAagaagtgtttgtgtgtgattaTCAGAGACAGAAATGATCCAGAACTTGGGCTTACCATTAATGTCACTCTTGCTTTAGGGCTACCTGCTATTTGCAATGCCCCTGCCAATGTCTCCCTATGCCCTG CTCTTCTCCACATGGATCCTAATTCACCAGAAGCTCAGGTCTTCAATCAATTCGGCCATTCCTCGAATGACAGCGTCAGTACCCCAGCCAGCAGCCCTGTTCCTAGTG CTAAAGCCAATGCCACAAGTGGTAGCAGCAGTGGAACAGGTGTCCAAGAAAAGAGCGATGGCCATTCTTGGAGTGGGAAGAGATGGCTCGGATTGGAAGCTGTCATAGCTGGTGGGCTCTTAACGTGGCTTCTAATCACTTCACACTGGTTCATAGTATAG
- the LOC131332573 gene encoding uncharacterized protein LOC131332573 has protein sequence MSTDHSYSHPPPPVHLCFLLLILFTFITFSWYINHESVFEGLFDQIKLILIVSPLILLLAVHLVSSFGSSRGSTFFSPLPERDSLHRAGGTPWGVGFLLVLLFLMISYHSSFQERWFPLLARS, from the coding sequence atgtCCACAGACCACTCGTACTCTCACCCTCCTCCCCCAGTCCACCTGTGCTTCCTCCTCCTCATACTCTTCACCTTCATCACCTTCTCCTGGTACATCAACCACGAGTCCGTGTTCGAAGGCCTCTTCGATCAGATCAAGCTCATCCTGATCGTCTCCCCCTTGATTCTACTCCTTGCCGTTCACTTGGTTTCGAGCTTCGGGAGTAGCCGCGGATCGACGTTCTTCTCGCCGTTGCCGGAGAGAGACTCGCTTCACCGGGCCGGCGGAACTCCCTGGGGCGTTGGGTTCCTGCTTGTTCTGCTCTTCTTGATGATCTCTTACCACTCTTCCTTTCAAGAGCGCTGGTTCCCTCTTCTCGCTAGATCATGA